TTAGATCGCTCATGTgtacaatttcatttcatcgTTGTTAACAAAGTTAAGACATCCACCGCTGCAAATCTAATTTACGcgaagatataattaattgcatCTTTTATAATGATGCCAACAAATgctttgataattataatttatcatatttttgcAATAGACATAAAGTAATATTGCAACTACTACCATTAGgagtgaaagaaaaaagatattagcACCGTTATAGTCATTTAAACCCAACAATCTAAGTACAtctacaataatatattacgtaaatttttgataatatgaTTATAGAATGCTctacgataaaaatgtttatgtaaGTGCATTATGACATACTAcatcttcatttttataaaactatgTGCAACTAGCGTATAACCGCGTGCAAGCGTATATGCAcacaaacatatatatatgtatgtatatttcattatttgaaGTTTCGTACGCATGGTGGCAGTGTGTATAGTGCAATTAAAGGAATGATtgatgtttttaataaaaaaaaaagtagaatttaGAACACATTTAGATATCAACTGAAAAACGTaagcataaaatataattttctacatgtgtatattaatatattaatgtgtGTATTAAAACTCACAGTGTTTATAACAGGCCGTTTTGTTACTAGCATAGGTTATCTTGTCCTCGCATCGTTTCGTATCAAGATGTTAGAAGACTGACTTCGTTGAAGAAATTATATCgacaaaagtataaaaatgtcTAGCAGTAGTTCTGAAAGTAGTGACGATAGCCATCACGAAAAGTCACGGAAAAGACGTAAACACAGACACTCTAACCAAGACAGACGATCCAGCAAAAAGGAATCGAGCAGCAAGAATAAAAGTTACAGAGACAAGAGAGAAGGTAGGGACGTTCACAAATTTAGCAGAAACgtaagaagagaaaataatgATGTGCATTATGATAGATCGCAAGGCGAACGGGATAAGTTATATAGGGATAGCCGACATGATCACCTGAGGAGAGAAGAGGATAGACAATATGATAGAAGAAGATATGAGAGATCTCCTCCAAGAAGAGAGGAATCTCGTCCACGATACAGAGACTATGAAGAAAAAACAAGGAGACAGAGAGGCTCTATTgaatataataagaaacatGACAATGTCAACAAAGAAACAAGGAATAATTTGGAAGAAGTAAAAGTAAGAAACGAACTATCGCCAGAATGGGGCAAACCTACTGTTAAAGCCGAGGCTAAGCCAAAGctggaagaaaaagataagCCAAATTTTGAATTATCTGGAAAACTAACAGAAGATACAAACACTGTAAATGGTGTGGTCATTAAATATGCTGAACCATCAGACGCAAGGAAACCTAAACGCAGATGGAGGTTATATCCTTTCAAAGGAGAAAAAGCATTGCCTACTTTGTATATTCACAGACAGTCAGCCTATTTAATGGGCAGAGATCGCAAAGTTGCTGATATTCCCTTAGATCATCCTTCGTGCTCTAAACAGCATGCGGTTTTACAATATCGTTTAGTATCTTTTCAAAAGGAAGGTGGAGGTGAAGGAAGAAGAATTCGCCCTTATCTTATAGACCTAGAGTCTGCAAATGGtacatttgtaaataatataaaattagaaccGAGAAGATACCATGAACTATTAAAAAGGGATGTAATCCGTTTTGGATTCAGCTCTAGAgaatatgttttattacatGAACATAGTAAAGATGATTCGTTTGATGATGATGTTCCCTCAACTACTACAAGTATACCTACTCTTACTACTACTGcataggtaatactatgtaatatttcatgctatgtaatatttcttaaatattttatttttttgctgAAATCTATTTACTTGTATATTCTATTTCAGATCCTacctgtaaaatatttaagaagcAACTTTTAACATACATTGACAGAATGTAACGTTACCTACTAGGACAAGTTGtaaaattagtttataattatctttAAATTGAGTTataagaaagattaaaaaatttacttctttTGGAGCATTTACGACAGTGcaatatttattctaataaaattttcagctCTTAACAGAAAAAATTGTTAGTGTACAAGTTTGACATTTATgtaattagaaacataaattgATTGTAATAAATCAATCTTGAAATACAcacatattataatttacccATTTATATCAAACGCTTTATTCTCCCAAACTTATTAAACaatcaattttatatgttatatacgATTCTATAACAGCATTTGCATATAGAAACAAACATCTAAAAAAtcatacaatatacatacacacatatagTTTGTCCAACGTGACGAGGTAGTAATGTAAACGAAATGTGCTTACTGCAGCAGCTAATAGTTACAGCCacagtaattaaattttgtatacatttACTGCCTGCTGGCTTCCTTTGAAGCATCAGAAGCTCGGATTTCAGAGCGTTCGATCCGAGTTTCGTCCCGTTTGACAGCGAACGCATGGGCTTCTGGACCAATCGTGATTCCCATAACGTTCACTGTTTTTAAAATGGGTATAAAACCTTCATTAAAAAGATTACGGATATAACAGCTGTTATTATCTGTTATTGCTGATTTTGTTTGACTAACATATTTTGTCGGACGGTAGGCAAGGCAaagtacaaatttttctcagaaaataaaggagcaaattaaaattaaataccgaaaaataaattgtatgcATGTATTGGGTAAGGTCAGTAATTACGAAGCGatataataaagtttaaatataGTTAAATTTGTGTAGAAGTTCCGGGAACGCTCAATTTGACCGCGCCAATGGGTTTAGTATTGAAGGAggattttcaaagaaaaaggTAATTGGGCAACGTCTACCATCTATAGTTCGATCAATTCTGGTCGGACCGTTTAGTTGCCGCGTCATTAAAATAGCTATAACTCggtaaataattgaaattttgagaAAGTTATTGTGTTATAATTAGTATTGTTCAACATCTGTTTATGGTTCGGATACGTTCGGATGGTTGGGTGGTGGGGAGAGCATAATGGCTGTGACTCATCGGCTGATGGGGACAGGCAGCAACATGCTAGGGAAGTCATTAAAAAACCATCATACCGTGTGAATAAAGTGTTTCAGTTTGAACAAGTGCTAAATAACACTAACACTTAATTGAAGTTAAGTTAGACTGTTATACAAATCAGCAATATATTAAGACAGTCATTAACGAAACATCATACTGTGCGAGTAAAGTGTTTCAGTCTGAACAAGTGTAAATAAAGTGCTAAATAACACTAACACTCGATTGAGGTTAGGTTAAACTATTAAACCTCTATCTTGAGTGTTAAGTCATTCAAGGTACGCGATATCAACCGATCTGTTTGCTATTTAGTCGGTAATTCGCAAGATCTTTACCATGAgtagaaataattacaaagaaGTACGAGTAAAGAGAGAACGTTCGCCAGAATGGGGTAAACCTAATGTTAGCGCGAAACGTAAACCAAtacaggaaaaagaaaaaccaaATT
Above is a genomic segment from Bombus pascuorum chromosome 9, iyBomPasc1.1, whole genome shotgun sequence containing:
- the LOC132910932 gene encoding smad nuclear interacting protein 1-like, yielding MSSSSSESSDDSHHEKSRKRRKHRHSNQDRRSSKKESSSKNKSYRDKREGRDVHKFSRNVRRENNDVHYDRSQGERDKLYRDSRHDHLRREEDRQYDRRRYERSPPRREESRPRYRDYEEKTRRQRGSIEYNKKHDNVNKETRNNLEEVKVRNELSPEWGKPTVKAEAKPKLEEKDKPNFELSGKLTEDTNTVNGVVIKYAEPSDARKPKRRWRLYPFKGEKALPTLYIHRQSAYLMGRDRKVADIPLDHPSCSKQHAVLQYRLVSFQKEGGGEGRRIRPYLIDLESANGTFVNNIKLEPRRYHELLKRDVIRFGFSSREYVLLHEHSKDDSFDDDVPSTTTSIPTLTTTA